The genomic segment ATTGATGAAATTTTAAAAGAAGCCACTAAAAGCCATTGAAAGCCACTTAATAAATGTAGTATTATATAAGATGTAAAGGTATAGAAAAATCAAGAACACCATATGCTGTTTGAATAGGCCGAGGTTATATCAATTTGATTCCAAGGAAACGCAGCATTCTTGAATACAAGCCCCAAAGAGGGCTTTTTTCTATGCCCAATTTTAGGAGATGAAACAAATGAATAAATGTAAGAAATGCGTCTGGGGAACATGGCTCTCACCTAATATGGTGTATTGCATGTTCCCTAGTTGCTTTAAAGAGGTGAAAGAGGATGCCAAGGAAACCAAAGAAGCCCTGCAAGTACCCAGGCTGTCCAGAGCTAACGGAAGGGAACTATTGCAAGGTGCATCAAAGGGAAATTAATAGAGAATACAACTGTAGCAATAGACCATATAAGAAACTATACAACAGCAGTCGCTGGCAAGATTTAAGAAGGTATGTATTAAACAAACAATCTCTCTGTGTAGAGTGTTTAAAGAATAATAGGATTACCCCAGCAACAGTGGTAGACCATATAAAACCTCATAAAGGTAACGAAAACTTATTCTATGACATTAACAATTTACAATCTCTGTGCAAGTCCTGCCACGATAGGAAGACTGCCAAGGAAGACGGCAGATGGAAGAGAAAGGTTTACACCTATTGACCCCTAGGGCGGGGTGAAGATTTTAAAACCCTCTAGCCCAGGAACGGGGCGGCCCCCTCGTGTAAGAATTCGCAAAATTCCATAGGGGGGGTATAGAAATTTAAGTGCCTATATATTTAAGGTGCTTTTTTTAATTTTTGGAGGTGAGTGAAATATTGAAAACTACAGAAGAATTAAAATTAATTGACATAGATGAATTAATACCTTATGCAAATAATGCTAGAACTCATAGCAAAGACCAAATTAATAAGCTTAGAAGTAGCCTTAGAGAATTTGGTTTTATAAATCCCATACTTATAGATAAGGACTATAACATACTTGCTGGTCATGGCAGAGTAATGGCAGCAAGGGAAGAAGGAATAAAAGAAGTTCCCTGTGTGTTAGTGGAACATTTAACAGAGGCCCAGAAGAAAGCCTATATTTTAGCAGATAATAGACTGGCTATGGATGCAGGCTGGGATGATGAGATGTTAGCTTTAGAGTTGGAAAATTTAAAGGAACTAGATTTTGATATAGACTTTACAGGCTTTGATGCTGCAGAAATAGATGAGCTTTTTAGTAATATCCACGATAAAGATGTGCAGGATGATGATTTTGAT from the Xylanivirga thermophila genome contains:
- a CDS encoding HNH endonuclease, whose protein sequence is MPRKPKKPCKYPGCPELTEGNYCKVHQREINREYNCSNRPYKKLYNSSRWQDLRRYVLNKQSLCVECLKNNRITPATVVDHIKPHKGNENLFYDINNLQSLCKSCHDRKTAKEDGRWKRKVYTY